The genomic region ACAGCCACGGCGATGAGTTGCTTGGTGGGCACGTCGAGGGCACCCGCCGCGAAGACGGCCTTTGAGAATGCGCGGAATGCGTCGTCGGCTTCCGGTGCAAGCGCGTGGCGCCGTTCGGCATGGGCACGGGTTCCCTGCGGAAAACGAAGATCAGCCATTTGCCACACCTCCCGGCTCGAACTGCAGGAAGAGCACGTCGTTCTCAAGCCGCATGTGTTCCTCGAGATCGGTGATGAACTCGTCGAGGCCGGCATAGAGGGAAGTCCAGGTACGGCAGGCCCCCTGCGGCAGCGTCAGCCCGGTGGTCAGGCGGCGAATCTCGGCAACATCGGTCGCGTGATCGTCGTGGTCACGGCGCATCACGGCGATGGGGGTCTCGATCCCCTGTCCGCCCCCTCTGCGAAAATGGCGGGAAATAGGATCAGTTCCTCCTTCTTCATGTGTACCTCCATCTCTCCGATCATCCGTCGCAAGATGCCGGCGAGGCCCTCGGGCACGTTGTCGTCGCCGAAGTGCACCGTCTCGACCTTCTCTGCCATGCCGGCCAGGGGCGGCAGTTGTTCGCGGTGGCGCGCGTGGTAGCGGGTCTCGATGTAACGGGTCAGCGCACCGGCATCATGGATCGGGGCAACATCGGTCATCGGATCGGTCCTTCCTCAGCGAAGGGCGGGAATGGCATCGGGGGCGGCTTGCGCCGCCTCGACCGCCATGCGGAGAGCGCGGGCGATGCGTTCCGCCCGCTCGACGACGTGGGCCGCGGCCGCTGGCGTGCAGACCTCCTGCGCCGTCGCGCGGAAGAGCCGCAGCCAGCGTTCGAAGTGCACCCCCTGGATCGATAGGGTGGTATGTGCCGGCACCGGGCGGCCGTGGTAGCGTCCCGTCATCAGCGCGACCGAAGACCAGAAGGCGACCATGCGCTCCAGATGCGGCCCCCAGTCGGTGATGCGGGCGGCAAAGACCGGGCCGAGTTCGGTGTCGCCACGGACCCGCGCGTAGAAGGAATGGACGAGGTTGCGCAGCATGACCTCGTCGAGGCCCGTTTGAGACATGATGGCGGCTGTCATCTCGGGCCGGGCGGAGGGGTCCGGCGGGGACGGTTCGGAGGCGGGCATGACGGCCCCGTGGTTTCGATCCTGCGCCAAAGTCTAGATCGATTAATAGGTATTGTAAATGCCGATTTTGCGAGACTCGCATCGGCGACCAGTGCGGGCGCCTGCCATTGTACCGGCCGCGTCAGGTCTCGATGACGATCTTCGCCTCGGCGAAGTCCCAAGGACCGCCGCCGGGTGGGAGTGGTGCAGCGTTGAGGGTCATGACCGTCAGCGTGGCGTGCGCCCGTGCGCCGCCCAGCGCCTCTGAGGCTCGGTCTCGACGGCGCAAGGGCGCACGCCGCGCAGTCGCACCAGCGCCGCATCCGGCGCCTCGCCCGACTCAGCCATGAGCCGCATCACCGCCATTCCCGACCGCCCGCAGCCGCCCCTGCAGTGGAAAAGCACGCCTCCGCCGGCAGCGAGGTGCCCCAACGCCTTGTCCGCGACGTTGCGCCAGTCCAGCGTCAGCGCAGCGCTCTCCGCCGCGAAGTCGGGCACCGGCAGGTGGCGCCAGGCGATGCCGTCGCGCGCGAGGGCCGCAGACAGCCCCGCCG from Rhodospirillales bacterium harbors:
- a CDS encoding group III truncated hemoglobin, with the protein product MTAAIMSQTGLDEVMLRNLVHSFYARVRGDTELGPVFAARITDWGPHLERMVAFWSSVALMTGRYHGRPVPAHTTLSIQGVHFERWLRLFRATAQEVCTPAAAAHVVERAERIARALRMAVEAAQAAPDAIPALR
- a CDS encoding protein phosphatase, giving the protein MTTEFAIAELALGGGRVGLCPMPGAGGGYGADLARILHWRPAMVVTLATEQEMADAGAAGLSAALARDGIAWRHLPVPDFAAESAALTLDWRNVADKALGHLAAGGGVLFHCRGGCGRSGMAVMRLMAESGEAPDAALVRLRGVRPCAVETEPQRRWAAHGRTPR